Proteins co-encoded in one Campylobacter jejuni genomic window:
- the flaC gene encoding flagellin C has translation MMISDATMMQQNYYLNNAQKASDKALENIAAVRAISGVDSANLAIADSLRSQSSTIDQGVANAYDAIGVLQIADASLTNISQSADRLNELSVKMNNAALNDSQKGMLRTEATRIQESINDSFNNATYNGKNVFQTMNFVVGSGTETTNLNPLATGGLSIDNQDSITNFMDQLGSLRSEIGSGINAITSNINTSVQNSINSKAAENNLLNNDMAKNVNDFNANYLKENAAAFVAAQSNIQLQSKIANLLQ, from the coding sequence ATGATGATCTCTGATGCAACTATGATGCAACAAAATTATTATTTAAACAATGCACAAAAAGCTAGTGATAAAGCTTTAGAAAATATTGCGGCTGTTCGTGCAATAAGTGGAGTTGATAGTGCCAATTTAGCTATTGCTGATTCTTTAAGATCTCAATCAAGCACTATAGATCAAGGTGTCGCAAATGCTTATGATGCTATAGGGGTTTTACAAATTGCAGATGCTAGCCTTACCAATATCTCTCAAAGCGCAGATAGACTTAATGAACTTTCAGTGAAAATGAACAATGCTGCACTTAATGATTCTCAAAAAGGAATGCTAAGAACAGAAGCAACACGCATACAAGAATCCATCAATGATTCTTTTAATAATGCAACTTATAATGGAAAAAATGTCTTTCAAACTATGAATTTTGTAGTAGGTAGCGGAACTGAAACTACAAATTTAAATCCATTAGCAACAGGTGGATTAAGCATAGATAATCAAGATAGTATTACAAATTTTATGGATCAACTTGGAAGTTTAAGAAGTGAAATAGGCTCAGGTATCAATGCCATTACATCAAATATTAATACAAGTGTTCAAAACAGCATCAACTCAAAAGCAGCTGAAAATAATTTACTAAATAATGACATGGCAAAAAATGTTAATGATTTTAATGCCAATTATCTAAAAGAAAATGCTGCTGCTTTTGTTGCTGCACAATCCAACATACAGCTTCAAAGCAAAATTGCTAATTTGTTACAATAA
- a CDS encoding DUF4149 domain-containing protein, whose translation MKAINLFLLASIIGVELILGIVVAPTIFFPQNLIGEGVLSHFQSGLMMTRIFIKMGYLLVFVSVVNFLYEIYSLIKDEMKFQIKLSKFMLSLLILILSLIFVFYFTNTIIELQNLGENATKTQEFISIHNASEIVIKIILIMQVFLYFLSFKIAKK comes from the coding sequence TTGAAAGCTATTAATTTATTTTTACTTGCCTCCATCATAGGGGTTGAACTCATACTAGGAATAGTTGTTGCACCAACAATTTTTTTTCCTCAAAATCTTATAGGAGAAGGAGTGTTGAGCCATTTTCAAAGTGGCTTAATGATGACGCGAATTTTTATTAAGATGGGATATTTACTGGTTTTTGTTTCAGTGGTTAATTTTTTATATGAAATTTATTCTCTTATAAAAGATGAAATGAAATTTCAAATAAAATTGTCAAAATTTATGCTGAGTTTGCTTATTTTGATCTTAAGCTTAATATTTGTTTTTTATTTTACTAATACCATAATTGAACTCCAAAACTTAGGCGAAAACGCTACAAAAACTCAAGAATTTATCAGTATCCATAATGCAAGTGAAATAGTGATTAAAATCATCTTGATAATGCAAGTTTTTTTATATTTCTTAAGCTTTAAAATAGCAAAAAAATGA
- a CDS encoding HemK/PrmC family methyltransferase: MTIKNALMEAKSSLKGYENEAVFILCEYLKKDKAWLFLNQDIQIDHEPYFKLIRRFKSGEPFEYIFEKVDFWGLEFNIKKGVLIPRYDSEILLFQILNLCKKNTFNGILEIGFGSGILSIILAKELGLKITACDINPKALELALENAKLHKVDHLIDFKLCNFKQIKENYDFIFSNPPYIKNSYPIDIWVQKEPKEALFGGEKGYEILEEIIHFSLDKKVKFLACEFGYDQKEILEKILYQNNFIVDFFKDEQGYNRAFVAKFTNMRYDKK; encoded by the coding sequence TTGACTATAAAAAATGCTCTTATGGAGGCTAAATCTAGCTTAAAAGGTTATGAAAATGAAGCAGTATTTATACTCTGTGAATATCTAAAAAAAGATAAAGCTTGGTTATTTTTAAACCAAGATATACAAATAGATCATGAACCTTATTTTAAGCTTATAAGGCGTTTTAAATCTGGAGAACCTTTTGAATATATATTTGAAAAAGTGGATTTTTGGGGATTAGAATTTAATATAAAAAAAGGTGTTCTAATCCCTCGCTACGATAGTGAAATTTTACTTTTTCAAATTTTAAATTTATGCAAAAAAAATACTTTTAATGGGATTTTAGAAATAGGATTTGGAAGCGGAATTTTAAGCATTATTTTAGCCAAAGAACTTGGGTTAAAAATCACAGCCTGCGATATCAATCCCAAAGCCTTAGAATTAGCTTTAGAGAATGCCAAATTACACAAAGTCGATCACTTGATTGACTTTAAACTTTGTAATTTTAAGCAAATTAAAGAAAATTATGATTTTATTTTTTCAAATCCACCCTATATTAAAAATTCATATCCTATAGATATTTGGGTGCAAAAAGAACCCAAAGAGGCTTTATTTGGTGGAGAAAAAGGATATGAAATTCTAGAAGAAATCATACATTTTTCCCTTGATAAAAAAGTTAAATTTTTAGCTTGCGAATTTGGCTATGATCAAAAAGAAATTTTGGAAAAAATTTTATATCAAAATAATTTCATTGTTGATTTTTTCAAAGATGAACAAGGTTATAATCGTGCTTTTGTAGCTAAATTTACAAATATGCGTTATGATAAAAAATAA
- a CDS encoding M48 family metallopeptidase — protein MTLIAILCLYTALLSWISYAQICFLEREKDKQAQILSEKDYQNAADIAIENEKFKLFSNFYNLIINIAWIGFGFLYLKELLILNNTRFENTLFLLSFLIITSILNLPLSIYESFIKDKAHGFSNMTVKLFIKDTVKSLILTLIFGFLILYALLFCYDFFGIFWWIAAFIFAFCIIVIINLIYPTLIAPIFNKMEKLDDENLLKKISSLMKQCGFSANGVYVIDASKRDKRLNAYFGGLFKSKRVVLFDTLLKALNERELLAVLGHELGHFVHKDIIKALFNGAITMFLLFFVFANLPEFIYLESHLEGVNGGVFALLFILANIFSFLISPMLNALSRKNEFAADQHGAKVTSKEDMKNALIALARENKAFIKTSKIYAFFYLSHPSISDRIKALS, from the coding sequence ATGACTTTAATTGCAATTTTATGTCTTTACACAGCACTTTTATCTTGGATTTCCTATGCTCAAATTTGTTTCTTAGAAAGAGAAAAAGACAAACAAGCTCAAATTTTAAGCGAAAAAGACTATCAAAATGCAGCAGATATTGCCATCGAAAATGAAAAATTTAAACTATTTTCCAATTTTTATAATTTAATCATCAATATTGCATGGATAGGTTTTGGATTTTTATATCTTAAAGAATTGCTTATCTTAAACAACACTCGTTTTGAAAATACTTTATTTTTATTATCTTTTTTAATAATCACAAGTATTTTAAATCTACCTTTAAGTATTTATGAAAGTTTTATCAAAGATAAAGCCCATGGTTTTTCAAATATGACTGTAAAACTTTTTATCAAAGACACTGTAAAAAGTCTTATTTTAACTTTAATATTTGGATTTTTAATCCTTTATGCTTTGCTTTTTTGCTATGATTTTTTTGGAATTTTTTGGTGGATTGCGGCCTTTATTTTTGCCTTTTGCATTATAGTGATTATAAATCTCATCTACCCTACCTTGATAGCACCTATTTTTAATAAAATGGAAAAACTAGACGATGAAAATTTATTGAAAAAAATCAGCTCTTTAATGAAACAATGCGGGTTTAGTGCAAATGGGGTTTATGTTATTGATGCAAGCAAAAGAGATAAGCGTTTAAATGCTTATTTTGGTGGACTTTTTAAAAGCAAAAGAGTGGTGCTTTTTGATACATTATTAAAAGCCTTAAATGAAAGAGAACTTTTAGCTGTTTTAGGACACGAGCTTGGACATTTTGTTCATAAGGATATTATCAAAGCTTTATTTAACGGCGCTATAACCATGTTTTTACTTTTTTTTGTTTTTGCAAATTTACCTGAATTTATTTACTTAGAAAGTCATCTAGAAGGAGTAAATGGTGGCGTGTTTGCTCTTTTGTTTATCTTGGCGAATATTTTTAGCTTTTTAATCTCTCCTATGCTTAATGCCTTAAGTAGAAAAAATGAATTTGCGGCTGATCAACACGGAGCTAAAGTTACAAGCAAAGAAGATATGAAAAATGCATTGATAGCCCTAGCAAGAGAAAATAAAGCTTTTATCAAAACAAGTAAAATATATGCATTTTTTTATCTCAGCCATCCAAGTATTAGTGATAGAATCAAGGCTCTTTCTTGA
- the mog gene encoding molybdopterin adenylyltransferase translates to MDTINIGILTLSDRASSGIYEDKATAEIERVLNSYIKNDIIYHKELIPDDYDLIIKKLLYLADEKKCDLIVTSGGTGPALRDVTPEATEAVCDKMMPGFGELMRLESLKYVPTAILSRQSAGIRNKSFIINLPGNPKAIKECLEPVFPAIPYCIDLIEGAYIEANDEVIKVFRPKKKCQN, encoded by the coding sequence ATGGATACAATAAACATAGGAATTTTAACCCTAAGCGATAGAGCAAGTAGTGGTATATACGAAGATAAAGCCACTGCTGAAATTGAAAGAGTGTTAAATTCATATATAAAAAATGATATTATTTATCATAAAGAATTAATCCCTGATGATTATGATTTGATCATTAAAAAATTACTTTATCTAGCAGATGAAAAAAAATGCGATTTGATTGTTACAAGCGGAGGTACAGGTCCAGCACTTCGTGATGTAACCCCAGAAGCCACGGAAGCCGTGTGTGATAAAATGATGCCAGGTTTTGGAGAACTTATGCGCTTAGAAAGTTTAAAATATGTCCCAACAGCTATACTTTCAAGACAGAGTGCAGGAATTCGCAATAAATCTTTTATCATTAATTTACCAGGAAATCCTAAGGCTATAAAAGAATGCCTAGAGCCTGTTTTTCCGGCTATACCTTACTGTATCGATTTGATAGAAGGTGCTTATATAGAAGCAAATGATGAAGTTATTAAGGTTTTTCGCCCTAAGAAAAAATGTCAAAATTAA
- the corA gene encoding magnesium/cobalt transporter CorA, with protein sequence MLYIYIKTQNALVQRINFNLDSQELPQNILWIDLLHPSAAEIAFISSEFNLEFPTKEEREEIELSAKYWEDNATITINAHFLVRDLKSDEEDRNLIKLRTEIVTFATAKNILFTIRYNEFSTFEEIQARILASPKNFEDGFDIIDKMFEVRVEKDADLLEWIDKEARRLRTSVLEKKDEYSYDEMLKDISSLQELNMRVRDSLFDKRRAMTSLLKSDKIDKDIKQNLTIVLKDLNSLVEFSVSQLNILDNIQTILASQINIEQNKIIKIFTVATVAMMPPTLIGTVYGMNFKFMPELELHYAYPIVLGVMVISIILPLVVFKKKGWL encoded by the coding sequence ATGCTTTATATTTATATCAAAACTCAAAATGCTTTAGTTCAAAGAATCAATTTTAATCTCGATAGTCAAGAACTACCACAAAATATTTTATGGATTGATTTACTTCATCCAAGTGCAGCAGAAATTGCTTTTATATCAAGTGAATTTAATCTTGAGTTTCCTACAAAAGAAGAAAGGGAAGAAATAGAGCTTAGTGCAAAATATTGGGAAGATAATGCGACAATAACCATCAATGCTCATTTTTTAGTAAGAGATCTTAAAAGCGATGAAGAAGATAGGAATTTAATCAAGCTTCGCACAGAAATTGTTACTTTTGCTACAGCTAAAAATATCTTATTTACTATAAGATATAACGAATTTAGCACTTTTGAAGAAATTCAAGCAAGGATTTTAGCTAGTCCGAAGAATTTTGAAGATGGTTTTGATATTATTGATAAAATGTTTGAAGTGCGCGTTGAAAAAGATGCGGATTTACTAGAATGGATAGATAAAGAAGCAAGACGCTTAAGAACAAGTGTTTTAGAAAAAAAAGATGAATATAGTTATGATGAAATGCTAAAGGATATTTCAAGTTTGCAAGAGCTTAATATGCGCGTAAGAGATTCTTTATTTGATAAGCGTCGCGCTATGACTTCTTTGCTAAAAAGCGATAAAATTGATAAAGATATAAAACAAAATCTCACTATAGTTTTAAAAGACTTAAATTCTTTGGTTGAATTTAGTGTTTCGCAACTTAATATCTTAGATAATATCCAAACCATTTTAGCCAGCCAAATCAACATAGAACAAAATAAAATCATTAAAATTTTCACCGTTGCAACTGTTGCCATGATGCCACCTACTTTAATAGGAACTGTTTATGGTATGAATTTTAAATTCATGCCCGAACTTGAACTTCACTATGCTTATCCCATAGTGCTTGGCGTGATGGTAATTTCTATCATCTTGCCTTTAGTTGTTTTCAAGAAAAAAGGATGGTTATAA
- a CDS encoding ABC transporter substrate-binding protein, which produces MSKKFFLSLGLVALLFSNSQAIDENLIKAVQAEGRVNSLAMPDTWANWKDTWADLKSLYGIEHSDADMSSAQEIAKFKAEKKKASGDIGDVGASFGEIAVKQGVAQPFKTSYWDQIPTWAKDKDGNWLLAYTGTIAFIVNKDVVKDIPKTWQDLLKGNYKITVGDVSVAAQAVSAVLAANYALGGDEKDLSPALAFFNTLAKQGRLVNNDVSIANLEKGEVEVGLVWDFNGLGYRDKVGQDRYEVLIPADGSVISGYTTIINKYAKHPNAAKLAREFILSDKGQINLAKGYARPIRIDHITLPNDIKAKLLPSEQYKNARAIKDQKAWEKSAKELPQLWQEKVIVDMK; this is translated from the coding sequence ATGAGTAAGAAATTTTTCTTAAGTTTAGGTCTTGTTGCCTTATTGTTTTCAAATTCACAAGCTATTGATGAGAATTTGATTAAAGCTGTGCAAGCAGAAGGTAGGGTAAATTCTTTAGCTATGCCTGATACTTGGGCAAATTGGAAGGATACTTGGGCAGATCTTAAAAGTCTTTATGGTATAGAACATAGTGATGCAGATATGAGTTCAGCTCAAGAAATTGCTAAATTTAAAGCCGAAAAGAAAAAAGCAAGCGGTGATATAGGGGATGTAGGAGCTTCTTTTGGAGAGATAGCGGTTAAACAAGGAGTAGCTCAGCCTTTTAAGACAAGCTATTGGGATCAAATTCCAACTTGGGCTAAAGATAAAGATGGAAATTGGCTTTTAGCTTATACAGGAACCATAGCTTTTATAGTCAATAAAGATGTAGTAAAAGATATACCTAAAACTTGGCAAGATTTGCTTAAGGGAAATTATAAAATTACCGTGGGTGATGTAAGCGTAGCAGCTCAAGCTGTGAGTGCAGTTTTAGCAGCTAATTATGCCTTAGGTGGAGATGAAAAAGATTTAAGTCCTGCTTTAGCTTTTTTTAATACTTTAGCCAAACAAGGAAGACTTGTAAATAATGATGTAAGTATAGCCAATCTTGAAAAAGGTGAAGTTGAAGTGGGTTTAGTTTGGGATTTTAATGGTTTAGGCTATAGAGATAAAGTGGGCCAAGATCGTTATGAAGTTTTAATCCCTGCTGATGGTAGTGTTATTTCGGGTTATACAACTATTATCAATAAATACGCAAAACATCCAAACGCAGCTAAATTAGCCCGTGAGTTTATACTTTCTGATAAAGGACAAATCAATCTAGCAAAAGGTTATGCAAGGCCAATAAGAATTGATCATATTACCTTGCCAAATGATATAAAAGCTAAACTTTTACCAAGTGAGCAATACAAAAATGCAAGAGCAATCAAAGATCAAAAAGCTTGGGAAAAAAGTGCTAAAGAATTGCCACAACTTTGGCAAGAAAAAGTTATAGTGGATATGAAATAA
- a CDS encoding alkaline phosphatase family protein — MISKVILVVLDGLNCKSASINMGYLNALCKENLGKFYSLECELPSMSRPLYECLLTGVKPVLSGIINNKLSFSKQTSIFDLCKEQGLKAGGAAYHWVFELYNKKEFIPSLHRHIEDENLTLPYGHFYYEDDYLDSHLFADGEHLRNKYNLDFTLIHSMNIDDAGHKFGSHSIEYANKTKKVDILISEYLPTWLEQGINVIITSDHGMTEGKSHGGLSEDEILVPFFTFGSAFSYENAKIKQDEICGSICEILGLKHDKRYNDEILKAKK; from the coding sequence ATGATATCCAAAGTTATTTTAGTTGTGCTTGATGGCTTAAATTGTAAAAGCGCTAGTATAAATATGGGATATTTAAATGCGCTTTGCAAAGAGAATTTGGGCAAATTTTATTCTTTAGAATGCGAACTTCCTAGTATGTCTCGTCCTTTATACGAGTGCTTATTAACAGGCGTAAAGCCTGTTTTAAGTGGGATAATTAATAATAAATTGAGTTTTTCAAAACAAACAAGCATTTTTGACCTTTGCAAAGAACAAGGCTTAAAAGCTGGAGGCGCAGCTTATCATTGGGTTTTTGAGCTTTATAATAAAAAAGAATTTATTCCTTCTTTACATCGCCATATAGAAGATGAAAATTTAACTTTGCCTTATGGACATTTTTATTATGAAGATGATTATTTAGATTCTCATTTATTTGCAGATGGGGAGCATTTAAGAAACAAATATAATCTAGATTTTACTCTTATACACTCTATGAATATAGATGATGCAGGACATAAATTTGGCTCACACTCTATTGAGTATGCTAATAAAACCAAAAAAGTTGATATTTTGATTTCTGAGTATTTGCCTACTTGGTTAGAACAAGGTATTAATGTAATCATCACAAGCGATCATGGTATGACAGAGGGTAAAAGTCATGGAGGCTTAAGCGAAGATGAAATTTTAGTGCCTTTTTTCACTTTTGGTAGTGCTTTTTCGTATGAAAATGCCAAGATAAAACAGGATGAAATTTGTGGCAGTATCTGTGAAATTTTAGGACTTAAACACGATAAGAGATATAATGATGAAATTTTAAAGGCCAAAAAATGA